The proteins below are encoded in one region of Microvirga ossetica:
- a CDS encoding ABC transporter ATP-binding protein — protein sequence MTEPFFELRGVKKHFRGKATVAQRILAAIGSAPPPPVLRAVDGVDLSVARGEVLGLVGESGCGKSTLARMATGITRPSAGDIVYDGRRVAELRGKERLDYLLKVQMVFQDPYASLDPRMQVRTIVGEALRVHRLLPKGEIDAAVDRSLTEVGLDVTYRNRYPHQFSGGQRQRIGIARALAVKPGFLVCDEPVSALDVSIQAQVINLFMDIREKHGLTYLFVSHDLGIVRHISDRVAIMYLGRIVEIGPASAIFTEPAHPYSAALIAASPSTARRKRAFQPLKGELPSPLAPPGGCPFHPRCEHAMAKCREVRPMLTEIAPGRSAACHLHHSDNA from the coding sequence AGCGCTCCGCCGCCACCCGTTTTGAGAGCGGTCGATGGGGTCGATCTCAGCGTGGCGCGCGGCGAAGTCCTCGGCCTTGTCGGCGAATCCGGCTGCGGCAAGTCCACGCTGGCCAGGATGGCAACGGGCATCACCAGGCCCAGCGCCGGAGACATCGTTTACGACGGGCGGCGCGTTGCCGAGCTTCGCGGCAAGGAGCGGCTCGATTATTTGCTCAAGGTCCAGATGGTTTTCCAGGACCCCTATGCGTCGCTCGATCCGCGCATGCAAGTCCGCACCATCGTCGGCGAGGCCCTGCGGGTTCATCGCCTGCTGCCGAAGGGCGAGATCGATGCCGCGGTCGACAGGTCCCTGACCGAGGTCGGCCTCGACGTCACCTATCGCAACCGCTACCCGCATCAGTTCTCCGGAGGGCAGCGCCAGCGCATCGGCATTGCCCGCGCGCTCGCGGTGAAGCCGGGCTTTCTGGTCTGCGACGAGCCGGTCTCGGCGTTGGACGTCTCGATCCAGGCGCAGGTCATCAACCTGTTCATGGACATTCGCGAGAAGCACGGCCTGACCTATCTGTTCGTCAGCCACGATCTTGGGATCGTTCGGCATATCAGCGACCGGGTCGCGATCATGTATCTCGGGCGCATCGTCGAGATCGGGCCGGCCTCCGCCATCTTCACTGAGCCGGCCCACCCCTACAGCGCCGCGCTGATCGCGGCGAGTCCCTCGACGGCGCGGCGCAAGCGCGCGTTCCAGCCGCTCAAGGGCGAGCTGCCCTCCCCTCTGGCGCCGCCCGGCGGCTGTCCGTTCCACCCGCGCTGCGAGCACGCCATGGCGAAATGCCGTGAGGTTCGCCCGATGCTGACGGAAATCGCACCCGGACGCAGCGCAGCCTGCCATTTGCACCATTCGGACAACGCATGA